A single window of Channa argus isolate prfri chromosome 12, Channa argus male v1.0, whole genome shotgun sequence DNA harbors:
- the LOC137138350 gene encoding GTPase IMAP family member 7-like — protein sequence MDESKRIVILGKTGSGKTSLANTIFGEELFTIEHSINSQTKQCQTENKSVNGRKITLIDTPGFFDTDMSEGELKPEIVRCITECAPGPHAFLIVLKVEKFTEQEKAVIDKICEYFSEDALKYAVIVFTHGDMLPKGMKIEKFISQNKNLSDLMEKCGNRCHIFDNTYWKNDQQNNYRSNQFQVEELLKTIDQTVLANNGGCYTNEMLQAVEAEIQQEEECVRQSSENMSKKEIRWQAIRRTFKKLMIKLAGVTTGALLGAVFGVVVMVGIVATVLISSSVSLVNLHHVAKTTGTLAGGTAGAAGTSLTTLACVATATFAAAGAVKGGLIGYKAAKGADTVQEAIKRPAEAVYDEAQSVLVKANDVVKSLLQPKSKQCQNLK from the exons ATGGATG AGTCAAAAAGAATTGTTATCTTGGGTAAAACTGGATCTGGGAAAACCAGCCTGGCTAACACTATATTTGGAGAAGAGCTCTTCACAATTGAACATTCTATTAActctcaaacaaaacaatgtcagacagaaaacaaatctgtcaaTGGAAGAAAAATCACTTTGATCGACACGCCTGGTTTCTTTGACACAGACATGTCTGAGGGGGAGCTGAAGCCTGAGATAGTGAGGTGTATCACAGAGTGTGCTCCTGGGCCTCATGCTTTTCTCATTGTGCTTAAAGTAGAGAAATTCACAGAGCAGGAGAAGGCAGTGATCGATAAAATATGTGAATACTTCTCTGAAGATGCTCTAAAGTATGCTGTAATTGTCTTCACTCATGGTGACATGCTCCCTAAAGGAATGAAAATTGAGAAGTTTATCAGTCAGAATAAGAATCTGAGTGATTTGATGGAGAAGTGTGGCAATCGGTGCCACATCTTTGATAATACATACTGGAAGAACGACCAGCAGAATAACTACAGGAGCAACCAGTTCCAGGTGGAGGAGCTGCTGAAGACAATAGACCAGACAGTGCTGGCAAACAATGGAGGCTGCTATACCAATGAGATGCTACAAGCAGTGGAGGCAGAAATACAACAGGAGGAAGAGTGTGTCAGACAGTCATCAGAAAACATGTCAAAGAAAGAGATCAGATGGCAGGCAATACGCAGAACCTTTAAGAAGCTCATGATTAAACTGGCAGGTGTCACAACAGGTGCATTGTTAGGAGCTGTCTTTGGTGTAGTAGTGATGGTTGGAATAGTTGCTACAGTTCTAATTTCATCCTCGGTGAGCCTTGTGAATTTACACCATGTAGCCAAAACAACAGGAACATTAGCAGGAGgaacagctggagcagctggaACATCATTAACTACACTTGCATGTGTAGCCACAGCCACATTCGCAGCTGCAGGTGCAGTAAAAGGAGGATTAATAGGATATAAAGCAGCTAAAGGTGCAGATACAGTACAGGAAGCAATAAAGAGGCCAGCAGAGGCCGTCTATGATGAAGCCCAGTCTGTCTTGGTTAAAGCAAATGATGTTGTTAAAAGTCTGTTACAGCCAAAGTCAAAACAATGtcagaatttaaaatga